A genomic stretch from Diprion similis isolate iyDipSimi1 chromosome 1, iyDipSimi1.1, whole genome shotgun sequence includes:
- the LOC124407175 gene encoding heterogeneous nuclear ribonucleoprotein R isoform X2 yields MSVKSMAEGNGELKMEEKQPKDEMEYVERTEDYAKLVQYGLDEKVAGKLDEIYKTGKLAHVDLDERALDALKEFPVDGALNVLTQFLESNLEHVSNKSAYLCGVMKTYRQKSRAGQGAGASTTPKAPDEDKIKMILERTGYSLDVTTGQRKYGGPPPGWEGPTPGNGCEVFCGKIPKDMYEDELIPLFEKCGMIWDLRLMMDPMTGSNRGYAFITFTNREAAQQAVRELNDYEIRKGKKIGVTVSYNNHRLFVGNIPKNRDRDDLFEEFTKHAPGLTEVIIYSSPDDKKKNRGFCFLEYESHKSASLAKRRLGTGRIKVWGCDIIVDWADPQEEPDEQTMSKVRVLYVRNLTQDCSEEKLKESFEQFGKIERVKKIKDYAFIHFEDRDNAVKAMRELNGKEMGGSYIEVSLAKPPSDKKKKEEILRNRERRMLQMMQVRGGGSPSHTSMMGGPMQVRGPGGQGLRGAGAGIRGAMGRGDYAVKEIDYDYDYYGYGDYRGGYSDPYYDDYYRYEDYYFDYAPPPPPARGRGRQPQPAGGRGVMPRGRVGGSQARGPVRGGRNPATSGTRGAQRPAARGGVRAKGSLPGEDAGKRKFDGGHQNQGECKRRFQSSWGNQPLAQQPLGNSYRLASVNGGGGGGGTGFGDRGTTVGGASNDDHQWYQDSYQSWS; encoded by the exons ATGAGCGTTAAAT CTATGGCAGAGGGGAATGGGGAATTAAAAATGGAGGAAAAGCAACCAAAGGACGAAATGGAATACGTCGAGAGAACGGAGGATTACGCGAAACTCGTACAGTACGGACTCGACGAGAAGGTTGCAGGAAAGCTGgacgaaatttataaaactggAAAATTGGCTCACGTAGACCTTGATGAAAGAGCTCTGGATGCCCTGAAAGAATTTCCTGTTGACGGTGCATTGAATGTTCTCACTCAATTTCTCGAGTCCAATCTGGAGCACGTTTCGAACAAGTCCGCTTACTTATGTGGTGTCATGAAAACTTATAGACAAAAGAGTCGCGCTGGCCAAGGAGCTGGGGCTAGCACAACTCCAAAAGCGCCCGATGAGGACAAGATCAAG ATGATATTAGAGAGGACTGGGTATTCCTTAGATGTTACAACGGGTCAAAGAAAGTACGGTGGCCCTCCCCCAGGTTGGGAGGGCCCCACGCCAGGGAATGGTTGCGAG GtgttttgtggaaaaattccgaaagatATGTACGAGGATGAATTAATTCCGTTGTTCGAGAAATGTGGCATGATTTGGGATTTGAGACTGATGATGGATCCCATGACTGGTTCCAACAGGGGATATGCATTTATCACGTTCACTAACAGGGAGGCTGCTCAACAGGCAGTAAGAGAG CTAAATGATTATGAGATTCGGAAAGGCAAAAAGATTGGTGTTACCGTATCTTATAACAATCACCGCTTGTTTGTGGGAAATATTCCAAAGAATCGAGACCGAGATGACTTGTTCGAAGAGTTTACAAAACATGCAC CTGGCCTGACAGAGGTGATTATCTACAGCTCACCGGAtgacaagaagaagaacaggGGATTCTGCTTTCTGGAGTATGAGTCTCACAAATCGGCCTCTCTTGCTAAGAGGAGATTAGGCACTGGTCGTATCAAGGTCTGGGGTTGTGACATCATAGTCGATTGGGCTGATCCTCAAGAAGAACCTGATGAGCAAACCATGtctaaa gTACGAGTGCTATATGTGAGAAATCTAACACAAGATTgctcagaagaaaaattgaaggaatcTTTTGagcaatttggaaaaattgagagggtgaaaaaaatcaaggattATGCTTTTATACATTTTGAAGATAGGGATAACGCTGTTAAG GCAATGCGCGAGttaaatggaaaagaaatggGCGGTTCCTACATAGAAGTTTCGCTTGCAAAACCACCGTcggacaaaaagaaaaaagaagaaatcctTCGAAATAGAGAACGCAGAATGCTGCAGATGATGCAAGTTCGTGGCGG AGGTTCCCCATCTCATACAAGCATGATGGGAGGTCCCATGCAAGTTCGAGGCCCAGGTGGTCAAGGACTTCGAGGTGCCGGTGCTGGTATACGTGGAGCCATGGGCCGTGGCGATTATG CTGTCAAGGAAATAG ATTATGATTACGACTATTACGGTTATGGGGATTATCGAGGTGGCTACAGTGATCCATATTACGATGACTATTATCGATACGAAGATTACTATTTCGATTACGCGCCGCCTCCGCCACCTGCCAGAGGGAGGGGCAGGCAGCCTCAACCG GCTGGTGGGCGTGGCGTAATGCCACGTGGCAGGGTCGGTGGCTCCCAGGCCCGTGGCCCGGTCAGGGGGGGGCGCAACCCCGCAACCTCAGGGACCCGTGGGGCTCAGCGGCCAGCCGCTCGTGGGGGGGTCCGCGCCAAGGGAAGTTTACCAGGTGAGGATG CAGGTAAGCGAAAATTTGACGGGGGTCACCAGAACCAGGGGGAATGTAAACGTCGCTTCCAGAGCAGCTGGGGAAACCAGCCCCTCGCCCAACAGCCATTGGGGAATTCGTACAGATTGGCGAGTGTGAATGGTggtggcggcggcggtggcACTGGGTTTGGTGACAGGGGTACCACTGTTGGAGGTGCCTCCAACGATGATCATCAATGGTATCAAGATTCTTATCAATCCTGGAGCTAA
- the LOC124407175 gene encoding heterogeneous nuclear ribonucleoprotein R isoform X4, whose translation MSVKSMAEGNGELKMEEKQPKDEMEYVERTEDYAKLVQYGLDEKVAGKLDEIYKTGKLAHVDLDERALDALKEFPVDGALNVLTQFLESNLEHVSNKSAYLCGVMKTYRQKSRAGQGAGASTTPKAPDEDKIKMILERTGYSLDVTTGQRKYGGPPPGWEGPTPGNGCEVFCGKIPKDMYEDELIPLFEKCGMIWDLRLMMDPMTGSNRGYAFITFTNREAAQQAVRELDNHEIKPGKSLKVNISVPNLRLFVGNIPKSKGKEEISDEFGKLAAGLTEVIIYSSPDDKKKNRGFCFLEYESHKSASLAKRRLGTGRIKVWGCDIIVDWADPQEEPDEQTMSKVRVLYVRNLTQDCSEEKLKESFEQFGKIERVKKIKDYAFIHFEDRDNAVKAMRELNGKEMGGSYIEVSLAKPPSDKKKKEEILRNRERRMLQMMQVRGGGSPSHTSMMGGPMQVRGPGGQGLRGAGAGIRGAMGRGDYAVKEIDYDYDYYGYGDYRGGYSDPYYDDYYRYEDYYFDYAPPPPPARGRGRQPQPAGGRGVMPRGRVGGSQARGPVRGGRNPATSGTRGAQRPAARGGVRAKGSLPAGKRKFDGGHQNQGECKRRFQSSWGNQPLAQQPLGNSYRLASVNGGGGGGGTGFGDRGTTVGGASNDDHQWYQDSYQSWS comes from the exons ATGAGCGTTAAAT CTATGGCAGAGGGGAATGGGGAATTAAAAATGGAGGAAAAGCAACCAAAGGACGAAATGGAATACGTCGAGAGAACGGAGGATTACGCGAAACTCGTACAGTACGGACTCGACGAGAAGGTTGCAGGAAAGCTGgacgaaatttataaaactggAAAATTGGCTCACGTAGACCTTGATGAAAGAGCTCTGGATGCCCTGAAAGAATTTCCTGTTGACGGTGCATTGAATGTTCTCACTCAATTTCTCGAGTCCAATCTGGAGCACGTTTCGAACAAGTCCGCTTACTTATGTGGTGTCATGAAAACTTATAGACAAAAGAGTCGCGCTGGCCAAGGAGCTGGGGCTAGCACAACTCCAAAAGCGCCCGATGAGGACAAGATCAAG ATGATATTAGAGAGGACTGGGTATTCCTTAGATGTTACAACGGGTCAAAGAAAGTACGGTGGCCCTCCCCCAGGTTGGGAGGGCCCCACGCCAGGGAATGGTTGCGAG GtgttttgtggaaaaattccgaaagatATGTACGAGGATGAATTAATTCCGTTGTTCGAGAAATGTGGCATGATTTGGGATTTGAGACTGATGATGGATCCCATGACTGGTTCCAACAGGGGATATGCATTTATCACGTTCACTAACAGGGAGGCTGCTCAACAGGCAGTAAGAGAG CTCGATAATCACGAAATAAAACCCGGCAAGAGTCTGAAAGTAAACATTAGTGTTCCTAATCTACGACTTTTCGTGGGGAACATACCAAAGTCAAAAGGCAAAGAGGAGATCTCGGACGAATTTGGTAAATTAGCAG CTGGCCTGACAGAGGTGATTATCTACAGCTCACCGGAtgacaagaagaagaacaggGGATTCTGCTTTCTGGAGTATGAGTCTCACAAATCGGCCTCTCTTGCTAAGAGGAGATTAGGCACTGGTCGTATCAAGGTCTGGGGTTGTGACATCATAGTCGATTGGGCTGATCCTCAAGAAGAACCTGATGAGCAAACCATGtctaaa gTACGAGTGCTATATGTGAGAAATCTAACACAAGATTgctcagaagaaaaattgaaggaatcTTTTGagcaatttggaaaaattgagagggtgaaaaaaatcaaggattATGCTTTTATACATTTTGAAGATAGGGATAACGCTGTTAAG GCAATGCGCGAGttaaatggaaaagaaatggGCGGTTCCTACATAGAAGTTTCGCTTGCAAAACCACCGTcggacaaaaagaaaaaagaagaaatcctTCGAAATAGAGAACGCAGAATGCTGCAGATGATGCAAGTTCGTGGCGG AGGTTCCCCATCTCATACAAGCATGATGGGAGGTCCCATGCAAGTTCGAGGCCCAGGTGGTCAAGGACTTCGAGGTGCCGGTGCTGGTATACGTGGAGCCATGGGCCGTGGCGATTATG CTGTCAAGGAAATAG ATTATGATTACGACTATTACGGTTATGGGGATTATCGAGGTGGCTACAGTGATCCATATTACGATGACTATTATCGATACGAAGATTACTATTTCGATTACGCGCCGCCTCCGCCACCTGCCAGAGGGAGGGGCAGGCAGCCTCAACCG GCTGGTGGGCGTGGCGTAATGCCACGTGGCAGGGTCGGTGGCTCCCAGGCCCGTGGCCCGGTCAGGGGGGGGCGCAACCCCGCAACCTCAGGGACCCGTGGGGCTCAGCGGCCAGCCGCTCGTGGGGGGGTCCGCGCCAAGGGAAGTTTACCAG CAGGTAAGCGAAAATTTGACGGGGGTCACCAGAACCAGGGGGAATGTAAACGTCGCTTCCAGAGCAGCTGGGGAAACCAGCCCCTCGCCCAACAGCCATTGGGGAATTCGTACAGATTGGCGAGTGTGAATGGTggtggcggcggcggtggcACTGGGTTTGGTGACAGGGGTACCACTGTTGGAGGTGCCTCCAACGATGATCATCAATGGTATCAAGATTCTTATCAATCCTGGAGCTAA
- the LOC124407175 gene encoding heterogeneous nuclear ribonucleoprotein R isoform X7: protein MSVKSMAEGNGELKMEEKQPKDEMEYVERTEDYAKLVQYGLDEKVAGKLDEIYKTGKLAHVDLDERALDALKEFPVDGALNVLTQFLESNLEHVSNKSAYLCGVMKTYRQKSRAGQGAGASTTPKAPDEDKIKMILERTGYSLDVTTGQRKYGGPPPGWEGPTPGNGCEVFCGKIPKDMYEDELIPLFEKCGMIWDLRLMMDPMTGSNRGYAFITFTNREAAQQAVRELDNHEIKPGKSLKVNISVPNLRLFVGNIPKSKGKEEISDEFGKLAAGLTEVIIYSSPDDKKKNRGFCFLEYESHKSASLAKRRLGTGRIKVWGCDIIVDWADPQEEPDEQTMSKVRVLYVRNLTQDCSEEKLKESFEQFGKIERVKKIKDYAFIHFEDRDNAVKAMRELNGKEMGGSYIEVSLAKPPSDKKKKEEILRNRERRMLQMMQVRGGGSPSHTSMMGGPMQVRGPGGQGLRGAGAGIRGAMGRGDYDYDYDYYGYGDYRGGYSDPYYDDYYRYEDYYFDYAPPPPPARGRGRQPQPAGGRGVMPRGRVGGSQARGPVRGGRNPATSGTRGAQRPAARGGVRAKGSLPGEDAGKRKFDGGHQNQGECKRRFQSSWGNQPLAQQPLGNSYRLASVNGGGGGGGTGFGDRGTTVGGASNDDHQWYQDSYQSWS from the exons ATGAGCGTTAAAT CTATGGCAGAGGGGAATGGGGAATTAAAAATGGAGGAAAAGCAACCAAAGGACGAAATGGAATACGTCGAGAGAACGGAGGATTACGCGAAACTCGTACAGTACGGACTCGACGAGAAGGTTGCAGGAAAGCTGgacgaaatttataaaactggAAAATTGGCTCACGTAGACCTTGATGAAAGAGCTCTGGATGCCCTGAAAGAATTTCCTGTTGACGGTGCATTGAATGTTCTCACTCAATTTCTCGAGTCCAATCTGGAGCACGTTTCGAACAAGTCCGCTTACTTATGTGGTGTCATGAAAACTTATAGACAAAAGAGTCGCGCTGGCCAAGGAGCTGGGGCTAGCACAACTCCAAAAGCGCCCGATGAGGACAAGATCAAG ATGATATTAGAGAGGACTGGGTATTCCTTAGATGTTACAACGGGTCAAAGAAAGTACGGTGGCCCTCCCCCAGGTTGGGAGGGCCCCACGCCAGGGAATGGTTGCGAG GtgttttgtggaaaaattccgaaagatATGTACGAGGATGAATTAATTCCGTTGTTCGAGAAATGTGGCATGATTTGGGATTTGAGACTGATGATGGATCCCATGACTGGTTCCAACAGGGGATATGCATTTATCACGTTCACTAACAGGGAGGCTGCTCAACAGGCAGTAAGAGAG CTCGATAATCACGAAATAAAACCCGGCAAGAGTCTGAAAGTAAACATTAGTGTTCCTAATCTACGACTTTTCGTGGGGAACATACCAAAGTCAAAAGGCAAAGAGGAGATCTCGGACGAATTTGGTAAATTAGCAG CTGGCCTGACAGAGGTGATTATCTACAGCTCACCGGAtgacaagaagaagaacaggGGATTCTGCTTTCTGGAGTATGAGTCTCACAAATCGGCCTCTCTTGCTAAGAGGAGATTAGGCACTGGTCGTATCAAGGTCTGGGGTTGTGACATCATAGTCGATTGGGCTGATCCTCAAGAAGAACCTGATGAGCAAACCATGtctaaa gTACGAGTGCTATATGTGAGAAATCTAACACAAGATTgctcagaagaaaaattgaaggaatcTTTTGagcaatttggaaaaattgagagggtgaaaaaaatcaaggattATGCTTTTATACATTTTGAAGATAGGGATAACGCTGTTAAG GCAATGCGCGAGttaaatggaaaagaaatggGCGGTTCCTACATAGAAGTTTCGCTTGCAAAACCACCGTcggacaaaaagaaaaaagaagaaatcctTCGAAATAGAGAACGCAGAATGCTGCAGATGATGCAAGTTCGTGGCGG AGGTTCCCCATCTCATACAAGCATGATGGGAGGTCCCATGCAAGTTCGAGGCCCAGGTGGTCAAGGACTTCGAGGTGCCGGTGCTGGTATACGTGGAGCCATGGGCCGTGGCGATTATG ATTATGATTACGACTATTACGGTTATGGGGATTATCGAGGTGGCTACAGTGATCCATATTACGATGACTATTATCGATACGAAGATTACTATTTCGATTACGCGCCGCCTCCGCCACCTGCCAGAGGGAGGGGCAGGCAGCCTCAACCG GCTGGTGGGCGTGGCGTAATGCCACGTGGCAGGGTCGGTGGCTCCCAGGCCCGTGGCCCGGTCAGGGGGGGGCGCAACCCCGCAACCTCAGGGACCCGTGGGGCTCAGCGGCCAGCCGCTCGTGGGGGGGTCCGCGCCAAGGGAAGTTTACCAGGTGAGGATG CAGGTAAGCGAAAATTTGACGGGGGTCACCAGAACCAGGGGGAATGTAAACGTCGCTTCCAGAGCAGCTGGGGAAACCAGCCCCTCGCCCAACAGCCATTGGGGAATTCGTACAGATTGGCGAGTGTGAATGGTggtggcggcggcggtggcACTGGGTTTGGTGACAGGGGTACCACTGTTGGAGGTGCCTCCAACGATGATCATCAATGGTATCAAGATTCTTATCAATCCTGGAGCTAA
- the LOC124407175 gene encoding heterogeneous nuclear ribonucleoprotein R isoform X3: MSVKSMAEGNGELKMEEKQPKDEMEYVERTEDYAKLVQYGLDEKVAGKLDEIYKTGKLAHVDLDERALDALKEFPVDGALNVLTQFLESNLEHVSNKSAYLCGVMKTYRQKSRAGQGAGASTTPKAPDEDKIKMILERTGYSLDVTTGQRKYGGPPPGWEGPTPGNGCEVFCGKIPKDMYEDELIPLFEKCGMIWDLRLMMDPMTGSNRGYAFITFTNREAAQQAVRELDNHEIKPGKSLKVNISVPNLRLFVGNIPKSKGKEEISDEFGKLAAGLTEVIIYSSPDDKKKNRGFCFLEYESHKSASLAKRRLGTGRIKVWGCDIIVDWADPQEEPDEQTMSKVRVLYVRNLTQDCSEEKLKESFEQFGKIERVKKIKDYAFIHFEDRDNAVKAMRELNGKEMGGSYIEVSLAKPPSDKKKKEEILRNRERRMLQMMQVRGGGSPSHTSMMGGPMQVRGPGGQGLRGAGAGIRGAMGRGDYAVKEIDYDYDYYGYGDYRGGYSDPYYDDYYRYEDYYFDYAPPPPPARGRGRQPQPAGGRGVMPRGRVGGSQARGPVRGGRNPATSGTRGAQRPAARGGVRAKGSLPGEDGKRKFDGGHQNQGECKRRFQSSWGNQPLAQQPLGNSYRLASVNGGGGGGGTGFGDRGTTVGGASNDDHQWYQDSYQSWS, encoded by the exons ATGAGCGTTAAAT CTATGGCAGAGGGGAATGGGGAATTAAAAATGGAGGAAAAGCAACCAAAGGACGAAATGGAATACGTCGAGAGAACGGAGGATTACGCGAAACTCGTACAGTACGGACTCGACGAGAAGGTTGCAGGAAAGCTGgacgaaatttataaaactggAAAATTGGCTCACGTAGACCTTGATGAAAGAGCTCTGGATGCCCTGAAAGAATTTCCTGTTGACGGTGCATTGAATGTTCTCACTCAATTTCTCGAGTCCAATCTGGAGCACGTTTCGAACAAGTCCGCTTACTTATGTGGTGTCATGAAAACTTATAGACAAAAGAGTCGCGCTGGCCAAGGAGCTGGGGCTAGCACAACTCCAAAAGCGCCCGATGAGGACAAGATCAAG ATGATATTAGAGAGGACTGGGTATTCCTTAGATGTTACAACGGGTCAAAGAAAGTACGGTGGCCCTCCCCCAGGTTGGGAGGGCCCCACGCCAGGGAATGGTTGCGAG GtgttttgtggaaaaattccgaaagatATGTACGAGGATGAATTAATTCCGTTGTTCGAGAAATGTGGCATGATTTGGGATTTGAGACTGATGATGGATCCCATGACTGGTTCCAACAGGGGATATGCATTTATCACGTTCACTAACAGGGAGGCTGCTCAACAGGCAGTAAGAGAG CTCGATAATCACGAAATAAAACCCGGCAAGAGTCTGAAAGTAAACATTAGTGTTCCTAATCTACGACTTTTCGTGGGGAACATACCAAAGTCAAAAGGCAAAGAGGAGATCTCGGACGAATTTGGTAAATTAGCAG CTGGCCTGACAGAGGTGATTATCTACAGCTCACCGGAtgacaagaagaagaacaggGGATTCTGCTTTCTGGAGTATGAGTCTCACAAATCGGCCTCTCTTGCTAAGAGGAGATTAGGCACTGGTCGTATCAAGGTCTGGGGTTGTGACATCATAGTCGATTGGGCTGATCCTCAAGAAGAACCTGATGAGCAAACCATGtctaaa gTACGAGTGCTATATGTGAGAAATCTAACACAAGATTgctcagaagaaaaattgaaggaatcTTTTGagcaatttggaaaaattgagagggtgaaaaaaatcaaggattATGCTTTTATACATTTTGAAGATAGGGATAACGCTGTTAAG GCAATGCGCGAGttaaatggaaaagaaatggGCGGTTCCTACATAGAAGTTTCGCTTGCAAAACCACCGTcggacaaaaagaaaaaagaagaaatcctTCGAAATAGAGAACGCAGAATGCTGCAGATGATGCAAGTTCGTGGCGG AGGTTCCCCATCTCATACAAGCATGATGGGAGGTCCCATGCAAGTTCGAGGCCCAGGTGGTCAAGGACTTCGAGGTGCCGGTGCTGGTATACGTGGAGCCATGGGCCGTGGCGATTATG CTGTCAAGGAAATAG ATTATGATTACGACTATTACGGTTATGGGGATTATCGAGGTGGCTACAGTGATCCATATTACGATGACTATTATCGATACGAAGATTACTATTTCGATTACGCGCCGCCTCCGCCACCTGCCAGAGGGAGGGGCAGGCAGCCTCAACCG GCTGGTGGGCGTGGCGTAATGCCACGTGGCAGGGTCGGTGGCTCCCAGGCCCGTGGCCCGGTCAGGGGGGGGCGCAACCCCGCAACCTCAGGGACCCGTGGGGCTCAGCGGCCAGCCGCTCGTGGGGGGGTCCGCGCCAAGGGAAGTTTACCAGGTGAGGATG GTAAGCGAAAATTTGACGGGGGTCACCAGAACCAGGGGGAATGTAAACGTCGCTTCCAGAGCAGCTGGGGAAACCAGCCCCTCGCCCAACAGCCATTGGGGAATTCGTACAGATTGGCGAGTGTGAATGGTggtggcggcggcggtggcACTGGGTTTGGTGACAGGGGTACCACTGTTGGAGGTGCCTCCAACGATGATCATCAATGGTATCAAGATTCTTATCAATCCTGGAGCTAA
- the LOC124407175 gene encoding heterogeneous nuclear ribonucleoprotein R isoform X5, with product MSVKSMAEGNGELKMEEKQPKDEMEYVERTEDYAKLVQYGLDEKVAGKLDEIYKTGKLAHVDLDERALDALKEFPVDGALNVLTQFLESNLEHVSNKSAYLCGVMKTYRQKSRAGQGAGASTTPKAPDEDKIKMILERTGYSLDVTTGQRKYGGPPPGWEGPTPGNGCEVFCGKIPKDMYEDELIPLFEKCGMIWDLRLMMDPMTGSNRGYAFITFTNREAAQQAVRELDNHEIKPGKSLKVNISVPNLRLFVGNIPKSKGKEEISDEFGKLAAGLTEVIIYSSPDDKKKNRGFCFLEYESHKSASLAKRRLGTGRIKVWGCDIIVDWADPQEEPDEQTMSKVRVLYVRNLTQDCSEEKLKESFEQFGKIERVKKIKDYAFIHFEDRDNAVKAMRELNGKEMGGSYIEVSLAKPPSDKKKKEEILRNRERRMLQMMQVRGGGSPSHTSMMGGPMQVRGPGGQGLRGAGAGIRGAMGRGDYAVKEIDYDYDYYGYGDYRGGYSDPYYDDYYRYEDYYFDYAPPPPPARGRGRQPQPAGGRGVMPRGRVGGSQARGPVRGGRNPATSGTRGAQRPAARGGVRAKGSLPGKRKFDGGHQNQGECKRRFQSSWGNQPLAQQPLGNSYRLASVNGGGGGGGTGFGDRGTTVGGASNDDHQWYQDSYQSWS from the exons ATGAGCGTTAAAT CTATGGCAGAGGGGAATGGGGAATTAAAAATGGAGGAAAAGCAACCAAAGGACGAAATGGAATACGTCGAGAGAACGGAGGATTACGCGAAACTCGTACAGTACGGACTCGACGAGAAGGTTGCAGGAAAGCTGgacgaaatttataaaactggAAAATTGGCTCACGTAGACCTTGATGAAAGAGCTCTGGATGCCCTGAAAGAATTTCCTGTTGACGGTGCATTGAATGTTCTCACTCAATTTCTCGAGTCCAATCTGGAGCACGTTTCGAACAAGTCCGCTTACTTATGTGGTGTCATGAAAACTTATAGACAAAAGAGTCGCGCTGGCCAAGGAGCTGGGGCTAGCACAACTCCAAAAGCGCCCGATGAGGACAAGATCAAG ATGATATTAGAGAGGACTGGGTATTCCTTAGATGTTACAACGGGTCAAAGAAAGTACGGTGGCCCTCCCCCAGGTTGGGAGGGCCCCACGCCAGGGAATGGTTGCGAG GtgttttgtggaaaaattccgaaagatATGTACGAGGATGAATTAATTCCGTTGTTCGAGAAATGTGGCATGATTTGGGATTTGAGACTGATGATGGATCCCATGACTGGTTCCAACAGGGGATATGCATTTATCACGTTCACTAACAGGGAGGCTGCTCAACAGGCAGTAAGAGAG CTCGATAATCACGAAATAAAACCCGGCAAGAGTCTGAAAGTAAACATTAGTGTTCCTAATCTACGACTTTTCGTGGGGAACATACCAAAGTCAAAAGGCAAAGAGGAGATCTCGGACGAATTTGGTAAATTAGCAG CTGGCCTGACAGAGGTGATTATCTACAGCTCACCGGAtgacaagaagaagaacaggGGATTCTGCTTTCTGGAGTATGAGTCTCACAAATCGGCCTCTCTTGCTAAGAGGAGATTAGGCACTGGTCGTATCAAGGTCTGGGGTTGTGACATCATAGTCGATTGGGCTGATCCTCAAGAAGAACCTGATGAGCAAACCATGtctaaa gTACGAGTGCTATATGTGAGAAATCTAACACAAGATTgctcagaagaaaaattgaaggaatcTTTTGagcaatttggaaaaattgagagggtgaaaaaaatcaaggattATGCTTTTATACATTTTGAAGATAGGGATAACGCTGTTAAG GCAATGCGCGAGttaaatggaaaagaaatggGCGGTTCCTACATAGAAGTTTCGCTTGCAAAACCACCGTcggacaaaaagaaaaaagaagaaatcctTCGAAATAGAGAACGCAGAATGCTGCAGATGATGCAAGTTCGTGGCGG AGGTTCCCCATCTCATACAAGCATGATGGGAGGTCCCATGCAAGTTCGAGGCCCAGGTGGTCAAGGACTTCGAGGTGCCGGTGCTGGTATACGTGGAGCCATGGGCCGTGGCGATTATG CTGTCAAGGAAATAG ATTATGATTACGACTATTACGGTTATGGGGATTATCGAGGTGGCTACAGTGATCCATATTACGATGACTATTATCGATACGAAGATTACTATTTCGATTACGCGCCGCCTCCGCCACCTGCCAGAGGGAGGGGCAGGCAGCCTCAACCG GCTGGTGGGCGTGGCGTAATGCCACGTGGCAGGGTCGGTGGCTCCCAGGCCCGTGGCCCGGTCAGGGGGGGGCGCAACCCCGCAACCTCAGGGACCCGTGGGGCTCAGCGGCCAGCCGCTCGTGGGGGGGTCCGCGCCAAGGGAAGTTTACCAG GTAAGCGAAAATTTGACGGGGGTCACCAGAACCAGGGGGAATGTAAACGTCGCTTCCAGAGCAGCTGGGGAAACCAGCCCCTCGCCCAACAGCCATTGGGGAATTCGTACAGATTGGCGAGTGTGAATGGTggtggcggcggcggtggcACTGGGTTTGGTGACAGGGGTACCACTGTTGGAGGTGCCTCCAACGATGATCATCAATGGTATCAAGATTCTTATCAATCCTGGAGCTAA